In Candidatus Eremiobacterota bacterium, the sequence CGCGTTTCGTGAAGCGCGGCAGCTGCTTGGTGAGACGTTCGGGGATGATCGCGTCGATCGCGTCGTCGACCGTGACGATGCCGAGCATCGTGCCGCGCTCGTCCGTCACCGGGCACGCGAGCAGATCGTAGCGCGCGATCGTCGCCGTGACGTCTTCGGCCGCCGTATCGGGACGCACCGAGACGATGTCGGTGTCCATCACGGTGTGGATCGTCGCATCGGGTGCGGAGAGCAGCAGCGTGCGCAGCGACAGCACGCCCAGCAGCTTCTCCGACTGATCGGTCACGTACAGGTAGTAGATGAACTCGGTTTCGGGCGCGATCTGCCGGATCTTCGCGATCGTCGCCGCGACCGTGCGGTGCGGATAGATCCACACGTAGTCGGTCGTCATCAAGCCGCCGGCGGTGTCCTCGGCGTAGGCGACGAGCTCGCGCAGGTCCTCCGCGGTCTCGGCGTCCATCTCGGCGAGCAGCTCTTCTTGCCGTTCCTCGGGGAGCTCGGCCAGCAAGTCCGCCGCGTCGTCCGAGTCCATCTCTTCGATGATGTCGGCAGCGCGCTCGGTTCCGAGGTCGTCGATGATCGAGCGCTGTGTGTCGGCGTCGAGGTGCTCGAGGGCGTCGGCAGCCTGTTCGTCGTCGAGGGAGCGCACGACGCGCGCGGCGTCCTGCGACGACAGCTCGCTGATGATGTCGGCGAGGTCGGACGCACGCATCCGCGAGAGGCGGTGGTGCGAGACCGACAATTGCACTTGGCCGGGATTGAGGTCGTGCAGCGGCGCGACGTTGTCCCACGCGATGAGCGAGCGCGGAATGCGCGCCATCAGCCCCGGCGCCAGCCGCCGCGCGCCCAGCCGGCGCAACAGACCCGCAACGCCGACGTCGGCGGCGACGACGCGCAGCGACCCCGCGGTCTGCGCGATCTCCAAGTCGTTGATGCGCACGACCTTGTGTCCGTCGACGTCGACGATCTGCTTGTCGAACAGATCTTTCACCAGGTAGAGCGCCTCGTCGTCGGGCGGGCGCACGATCTTGGGCGGCGCGCTCAGCACGACGCCGTCGTCGTCGAGCTCGGCGACTTCGGCGATCGGCGCGGCGAGGACGCCGTCGCGCGTCTTCACGATCACCGCGTCGATCCGCGGGAACGTGTCCTCGGGGTGCTCGACGACGAAGTCGGCGATCTTGCCGACCGTTTCACGCGCGCCGTCGCGCGCGACCGCCGCCGGACGGCCGACCAGCTCGGAGACGAATCCTTCGTGGAACGCGGTCACCGCCATCGCACTTCACCTCCTTCTCACGGGAACGGCGCCGCGCCAGCGTGAACGTTGACGCCGATGTCGATTCGCCTCGCCGCGAGCCTCGCCGCCGCGGCGTTGCTATGTGCCTGCGCCGGTCCGAAGACGGCTCCTGCCGGCCCGCCGAACGCGCCGGTCCCGCGCGCCGGGCAGCCCGGCGCGATTCCCCTCGACCCCCAGCAGCGCGCCCAGCTCGACGCGGCCGTTGCGCGGGTTCCGGGCACGCTGCGGTCGCGGCTGCGCTACGCGCTGGCGAGCGGCGACGACGGCAAGCCGCACCTGGTCGTCTACGACGGCGAAGGACTCGGGGTCACCGGCTGGCGCCCCGGCAAGCCGCACGAGTACGTCGTCTTCCGCGTCCTCAACTCCGCCGGCGGCGAGCACTACGACCCGGAGCAGAACAGCATCGTCGCGCCGATCCCGCCGCCGCCGCAGCGCGACGTCGTCGTCCCGAAGCCCTGAGGGCTCGCCGCTAGGTCACCGGGGTTGCGACGACCGCGCCTTGGTCGTCGTACAGGACCGCCGAGCCGGACGGCGCGGGGCCGGTGTAGAGCGGAACGTTCAGCTCCGCGCCGGGCGAGGTCACGCTGGTCGTCGAGAGGTCGGGGCTGAACCCGAAGCCGGAGCCCTGCGCCGCGGTCGCGGTGATCGGGCGGCCCAGGCAGTCGAACGCGCCGAGCGGCGCCGAGTTTCCGGGCGGGATCGCCATCGGCGAG encodes:
- a CDS encoding magnesium transporter codes for the protein MAVTAFHEGFVSELVGRPAAVARDGARETVGKIADFVVEHPEDTFPRIDAVIVKTRDGVLAAPIAEVAELDDDGVVLSAPPKIVRPPDDEALYLVKDLFDKQIVDVDGHKVVRINDLEIAQTAGSLRVVAADVGVAGLLRRLGARRLAPGLMARIPRSLIAWDNVAPLHDLNPGQVQLSVSHHRLSRMRASDLADIISELSSQDAARVVRSLDDEQAADALEHLDADTQRSIIDDLGTERAADIIEEMDSDDAADLLAELPEERQEELLAEMDAETAEDLRELVAYAEDTAGGLMTTDYVWIYPHRTVAATIAKIRQIAPETEFIYYLYVTDQSEKLLGVLSLRTLLLSAPDATIHTVMDTDIVSVRPDTAAEDVTATIARYDLLACPVTDERGTMLGIVTVDDAIDAIIPERLTKQLPRFTKRAQRRRAEAAS